From a region of the Helianthus annuus cultivar XRQ/B chromosome 5, HanXRQr2.0-SUNRISE, whole genome shotgun sequence genome:
- the LOC110943100 gene encoding uncharacterized mitochondrial protein AtMg00810-like: MVLSQRKYTLDIIEDAGMLGCRPSPIPMEQNLKLEAGKEEDRVDPSHYRRLVGRLLYLQATRPDIAHSVSILSQFVVDPRTSHLEAATRVVRYLKATAGQGILLPKIGETISWPIPIPTG; encoded by the coding sequence ATGGTACTTAGTCAAAGGAAGTACACTCTCGACATTATTGAAGATGCTGGTATGCTTGGATGCCGGCCGAGTCCGATACCTATGGAACAAAATCTAAAGTTAGAAGCAGGAAAGGAGGAAGATCGGGTTGATCCAAGTCATTATCGGCGACTTGTCGGGAGGTTGCTCTATCTTCAGGCCACCCGTCCCGATATTGCCCATTCGGTTAGTATCCTAAGCCAGTTTGTGGTGGATCCTCGTACAAGTCATCTCGAAGCCGCTACAAGGGTCGTTAGATATTTGAAGGCAACCGCTGGGCAAGGCATCCTATTACCGAAGATAGGGGAAACAATCTCGTGGCCTATACCGATTCCGACTGGTTAG